A genomic region of Persephonella marina EX-H1 contains the following coding sequences:
- a CDS encoding inositol-3-phosphate synthase: MSEKKIKIAIAGVGNCASALIQGIYYYKEKQNIEASGLMHEEIGGYRPWDIEVVAAWDIDERKVGYDISEAIFNPPNCTAVFQNEIPKTGVKVRKGKVLDGYPEHMKNYPPENAFVLSEAREDSLETVAKVLVESGADVLINYVPVGAEKAARFYAEACLKAGVAFINCMPTFIVSDDEWAKRFESEGIPAVGDDIKSQVGATITHRVLTQLLLDRGVKIDRTYQLNVGGNTDFLNMLERSRLATKKKSKTEAVSSLIPYGMDPRNIHIGPSDYVPWLKDRKIAFIRLEGRLFGDVPMYLELRLDVEDSPNSAGVAIDAIRCAKLAQDRGIGGALYSISAYTMKHPPIQYTDWQARQMVEEFIAGMRER; encoded by the coding sequence TTGTCAGAAAAAAAGATAAAGATTGCTATAGCAGGTGTGGGGAACTGTGCAAGTGCCCTGATTCAGGGCATATACTACTACAAGGAAAAACAGAATATTGAAGCAAGTGGACTTATGCATGAGGAGATAGGTGGATACAGACCCTGGGATATAGAGGTTGTTGCTGCATGGGATATTGATGAGAGAAAGGTAGGTTATGACATATCTGAAGCTATATTCAACCCTCCAAACTGTACTGCTGTTTTTCAGAATGAGATACCTAAAACGGGAGTAAAGGTGAGGAAAGGAAAAGTTCTGGATGGATATCCGGAACATATGAAAAATTATCCTCCTGAGAATGCTTTTGTTCTCTCTGAGGCAAGGGAGGATAGCCTTGAGACGGTTGCAAAGGTTCTTGTTGAATCCGGTGCTGATGTTCTTATAAATTACGTTCCTGTGGGAGCTGAAAAAGCTGCAAGATTTTATGCTGAAGCCTGTTTAAAAGCAGGTGTTGCATTTATCAACTGTATGCCGACTTTTATTGTTTCTGATGATGAATGGGCTAAAAGATTTGAGTCTGAAGGAATTCCTGCTGTTGGTGACGATATAAAATCACAGGTCGGAGCAACAATCACACACAGAGTTTTAACACAGCTTTTACTTGACAGGGGTGTAAAGATAGACAGAACATACCAGCTTAATGTTGGTGGAAATACGGACTTTCTTAATATGCTTGAGAGAAGCAGACTTGCAACAAAGAAAAAATCAAAAACTGAGGCTGTATCATCATTAATACCTTACGGGATGGATCCGAGAAATATACATATAGGACCTTCAGATTATGTACCATGGCTTAAGGACAGGAAGATAGCATTTATAAGACTTGAAGGAAGGCTTTTTGGAGATGTTCCTATGTATCTTGAGCTAAGGCTTGATGTTGAAGACTCACCTAATAGTGCGGGTGTTGCTATAGATGCTATAAGATGTGCAAAACTTGCTCAGGACAGGGGTATTGGAGGGGCTTTATACTCAATATCAGCTTACACAATGAAGCACCCTCCTATACAGTACACTGACTGGCAGGCAAGACAGATGGTTGAAGAGTTTATAGCAGGCATGAGGGAAAGGTAA
- a CDS encoding TIGR04219 family outer membrane beta-barrel protein, protein MKKTFSALAVLSLFGLSQAVPLFEGEISAGYIKQKPSGWVQYKGDQVDLKDDLNIGDEDSYFFRAKLEHPVPVLPNVAFQYMKMDFSGTGRITRSFRYGNQVFTVGDTVNSSVKMDHYDITLFYNLPFVGLATAGILDVEFGLNVRVLDFKARVKSSTVDETATATIPVPMLYGSVEISPVSLFSIKAEGRGVAYNGHSYYDLNGELRIKPITIPLAVDFFIGLGYRYERFKIDDIDDISADIKIKQPYVTAGLLF, encoded by the coding sequence ATGAAAAAGACCTTTTCAGCTTTAGCTGTTTTATCACTTTTTGGTCTTTCACAGGCTGTTCCACTGTTTGAAGGGGAGATCTCTGCCGGGTATATAAAGCAGAAACCTTCAGGATGGGTTCAGTATAAGGGAGATCAGGTTGATCTTAAAGATGACCTGAATATAGGAGATGAGGACTCGTACTTCTTCAGAGCAAAACTTGAGCATCCTGTCCCAGTTCTTCCCAATGTTGCATTTCAGTATATGAAGATGGACTTTTCAGGAACAGGAAGGATAACAAGGTCTTTCAGATATGGTAATCAGGTTTTTACAGTAGGTGATACTGTAAACTCATCTGTAAAGATGGACCATTACGATATAACTCTTTTTTATAATCTCCCGTTTGTAGGTCTTGCAACTGCGGGAATACTTGATGTTGAGTTTGGTCTTAATGTAAGAGTACTTGATTTTAAAGCCCGTGTGAAGTCTTCAACAGTTGATGAGACAGCGACAGCGACGATTCCTGTTCCAATGCTTTACGGCTCTGTTGAGATAAGCCCGGTAAGTCTCTTCTCTATTAAAGCTGAAGGTAGAGGTGTGGCTTACAACGGACACAGCTATTACGATTTAAATGGGGAACTCAGAATAAAACCTATAACTATTCCCCTTGCTGTTGACTTCTTTATAGGGCTTGGTTACAGGTATGAGAGATTCAAGATAGACGATATAGATGATATAAGTGCTGATATAAAGATAAAACAGCCTTATGTGACGGCAGGTCTATTATTTTAA
- a CDS encoding tautomerase family protein → MPYVNVKVAGSLTKEQKKKIVEGITKVLEEVANKPPSATYVVIEEIDRDNWGKGGKLLSEK, encoded by the coding sequence ATGCCTTATGTAAATGTTAAAGTTGCCGGATCTTTAACAAAGGAACAGAAGAAGAAGATCGTTGAAGGAATAACAAAGGTTCTTGAAGAGGTTGCAAACAAACCACCATCAGCCACATATGTGGTTATTGAAGAGATAGATAGGGATAACTGGGGAAAAGGAGGAAAACTCCTCTCAGAAAAGTAA
- a CDS encoding sigma-54-dependent transcriptional regulator yields MNGFSILVVDDEKNITDLLKDILEDEGFYVETAQSVKEAKERLREKDFEIIFLDVWLPDGEGTDLIPYIKEVNPISKIVMISGHANIPIAVKALKEGAFDFLEKPISTDSILAVIEKAGKEIKKEVEYRFLKEKEFESFQIIGESEPIKKLKKQIEKVAKTNAWVMIFGENGTGKELVARSIHYLSERADKPFVDINCAAIPDDLLESELFGYEKGAFSGAVSRKLGKLEIADGGTLFLDEVADMSLSSQAKLLRVLEEQEFSRLGSNQKIKVDIRVISATNKNLDREIQEGRFRQDLAFRLSVVPLYVPPLRERGDDIILLAEYFLERSCRENKMEKPVLSDDVKEALLKYSWPGNVRELKNLMERLCIFASDGIVTVDDLPSYIVKNRPVRSRSEIGIKPLKQAREEAEKEVIKQALKQYGRNLKEIAKVLEVDLSSLYRKIKQYNLEE; encoded by the coding sequence ATGAACGGATTTTCTATTTTAGTTGTTGATGATGAAAAGAATATAACTGACCTACTTAAAGACATTTTAGAAGATGAAGGTTTTTATGTTGAGACAGCCCAGTCTGTAAAGGAGGCAAAGGAAAGATTAAGGGAGAAAGATTTTGAGATAATATTCCTTGATGTATGGCTTCCCGATGGTGAAGGAACGGACCTTATACCTTACATAAAGGAAGTCAACCCTATATCAAAAATAGTTATGATATCAGGTCATGCAAACATACCTATAGCTGTAAAAGCCCTTAAAGAGGGTGCGTTTGACTTCCTTGAAAAACCGATCTCCACTGACAGTATACTTGCCGTTATTGAAAAGGCTGGTAAAGAGATAAAAAAAGAGGTGGAGTACAGATTTTTAAAAGAGAAAGAATTTGAAAGCTTCCAGATTATAGGTGAAAGCGAGCCTATCAAAAAACTGAAAAAACAGATAGAGAAGGTGGCAAAAACAAACGCATGGGTCATGATCTTCGGTGAGAACGGAACAGGAAAGGAGCTTGTTGCAAGGTCTATACACTATCTCAGTGAAAGAGCAGATAAGCCTTTTGTTGATATAAACTGTGCTGCAATTCCTGATGATCTTTTAGAGTCTGAGCTTTTTGGGTATGAGAAAGGGGCTTTCTCAGGAGCGGTCAGCAGAAAGCTTGGAAAACTTGAGATAGCCGATGGTGGAACCCTTTTTCTTGATGAGGTTGCTGATATGAGTCTTTCCTCACAGGCAAAACTTCTAAGGGTCCTTGAGGAGCAGGAGTTCAGCAGACTTGGGAGCAACCAGAAGATAAAGGTTGATATAAGGGTTATATCCGCAACAAACAAAAATCTGGATAGAGAGATACAGGAAGGAAGGTTCAGACAGGATCTTGCATTCAGACTTTCTGTAGTTCCCCTTTATGTTCCACCTTTGAGAGAAAGGGGTGATGATATAATCCTGCTTGCAGAGTATTTTCTTGAGAGATCCTGTAGAGAAAACAAGATGGAAAAGCCTGTTCTATCTGATGATGTAAAGGAAGCCCTCTTAAAGTACAGCTGGCCAGGTAATGTAAGGGAGCTGAAAAACCTTATGGAAAGGCTGTGCATATTCGCCTCAGATGGCATAGTAACAGTAGATGACCTCCCTTCCTACATAGTTAAGAACAGACCTGTAAGATCAAGGTCTGAGATAGGGATAAAACCTTTAAAACAGGCAAGGGAGGAAGCTGAAAAGGAAGTTATAAAACAGGCATTAAAACAGTACGGAAGGAATCTTAAAGAGATAGCAAAGGTTCTTGAGGTTGATCTTTCCTCATTATACAGAAAGATAAAACAGTACAATCTGGAGGAGTGA
- the alr gene encoding alanine racemase: MVYRSWAEIDSKRLIQNTHNVYNYSKKGILAVVKADAYGHGSVEISKILEKISYVRKLCVATAEEGKELREGGIKKEILVLGGVLKEELDYFIEYNLQPVISDFDQLYLLKDRFSGSVHLKFDTGMHRLGFYIEDTDRVIKYIKEKNIKVEGLMSHFPSADVDPELTGHQIEKFKKIVDIFKNEGINPRFIHIQNSAGLVYRCDYCNCVRVGISLYGEKPSDNFPLNIKTVMSVKSKIISVKGIKKGDMVSYGGSFKADKDMKIGIVSFGYADGLPRELSNRGFFLVKDKRSRILGNVTMDMTIIDLSGIEDVKVGDTVLIVGKNGKEEISFNDIAKMCNTIPYEIMCRISKRVKRIIL, from the coding sequence TTGGTATACAGAAGCTGGGCAGAGATTGACAGTAAAAGGCTTATCCAGAACACACATAATGTCTACAACTATTCAAAAAAAGGTATACTCGCCGTTGTAAAGGCCGACGCATACGGTCATGGATCGGTTGAGATAAGTAAGATTCTGGAAAAGATATCTTATGTTAGAAAGCTGTGTGTTGCAACAGCGGAAGAGGGAAAAGAACTTAGAGAGGGAGGTATAAAAAAGGAGATACTTGTACTTGGTGGTGTTCTAAAAGAAGAACTGGATTACTTCATTGAATACAATCTTCAGCCTGTTATATCAGATTTTGATCAGCTTTATCTTCTAAAAGATAGGTTTTCAGGCTCTGTTCATCTTAAGTTTGATACAGGTATGCACAGACTTGGTTTTTATATAGAAGATACAGACAGGGTTATAAAATATATTAAGGAAAAAAATATAAAAGTAGAAGGTCTGATGTCCCACTTCCCATCAGCGGATGTAGATCCTGAGCTGACAGGCCATCAGATAGAAAAGTTTAAAAAAATTGTTGATATTTTTAAAAATGAAGGTATAAATCCCAGATTTATACATATACAGAACAGTGCAGGTTTAGTTTATAGATGTGATTACTGTAACTGTGTAAGGGTTGGTATATCACTATACGGCGAAAAACCGTCTGATAATTTTCCATTAAACATAAAAACTGTTATGTCTGTAAAATCAAAGATAATATCAGTAAAAGGGATAAAAAAAGGTGATATGGTTTCATACGGCGGAAGTTTTAAAGCTGATAAAGATATGAAGATAGGTATTGTTTCTTTTGGTTATGCAGACGGGCTGCCGAGAGAGCTTTCAAACAGAGGTTTTTTTCTGGTAAAGGATAAAAGATCAAGAATACTGGGAAATGTAACGATGGATATGACCATCATTGATCTTTCAGGTATAGAAGATGTAAAGGTAGGAGATACAGTTCTGATTGTAGGCAAGAACGGCAAAGAGGAGATATCGTTTAACGATATAGCAAAAATGTGTAATACTATACCTTACGAGATTATGTGCCGTATATCAAAAAGGGTAAAAAGGATTATATTATAG
- a CDS encoding cation transporter, with amino-acid sequence MEKLSVLTASLFLIGGISWFFFGKKKEDSSPAEESIRKKENIELDISGMHCAGCAAGIEGTLRNLPGIISVSVNFATSKGYIEYDATKITKEDIIDRIRQLGYDASLNLEEFEKKRKG; translated from the coding sequence ATGGAAAAACTTTCCGTATTAACAGCTTCATTATTTCTGATAGGTGGTATAAGCTGGTTCTTTTTTGGTAAAAAGAAGGAAGACAGTTCTCCAGCTGAGGAGTCTATAAGGAAGAAGGAGAATATAGAGCTTGATATATCTGGTATGCACTGTGCAGGGTGTGCAGCTGGAATTGAGGGAACTTTAAGAAACCTTCCGGGAATAATATCAGTATCAGTCAATTTTGCAACATCAAAAGGTTATATTGAGTACGACGCTACAAAAATAACAAAAGAGGATATTATAGACAGGATAAGACAGTTAGGTTACGATGCATCATTAAATCTTGAAGAGTTTGAAAAAAAAAGGAAAGGATAG
- a CDS encoding copper-translocating P-type ATPase, whose product MLTLDNLLILILASVVQFYAGWEFYSSAFSGIKNRIADMNLLIAIGTSAAYFYSVLVMFLPFLFPEDMRYLYFDGAAAIITFVLLGRYLEIRSRSKASEFMKKLLSLKPQMARIIVDRKELEIPAENVVVGDIVVVRPGEKIPVDGVVVEGECEVDQSMITGEPLPVLKKEGDTVIGGTVNRTGVIKVKALKTGRDTVLFQIIKLLSEAQGKKPPIGRLADRITAYFVPLVLIFSVVVFDLWYLIGNDIQLGFIASVSVLIIACPCALGLATPIAVVVSVGRGAKEGMLIKNPEIVETVGRVNIAVFDKTGTLTEGKPSVTDSKVYKQDFLGYISALLKNSNHPLSRAVYEYIGDTEGEVKDFQQVAGKGVKGVVNGKTVVVGNLRFLKESGVNTENISKGDQTVVYGAVDGEVVAEFYISDRLRDEAFYVVKKLKERGIKTVLLTGDSKKVAEKIGEELGIDTVYGELMPEEKYRIVEKLQNEGNVVMFVGDGINDAPSMGKADVGIAVSGATDIAREAGDILLLKNDLRLVIKGIKLSEETLKIIKQNLFWAYIYNMLGIPVAGGILYPFTGFLLKPVFAGIAMSFSSVSVVSNALRLQFKKLGE is encoded by the coding sequence TTGCTCACTCTGGATAATCTTTTAATACTTATTCTCGCATCTGTGGTTCAGTTTTACGCTGGATGGGAATTCTACAGTTCGGCATTTTCAGGAATAAAAAACAGAATAGCTGATATGAATTTGCTTATAGCTATAGGAACATCAGCGGCTTACTTTTACTCTGTCCTTGTTATGTTTCTCCCTTTCCTGTTTCCTGAAGATATGAGATACCTATATTTTGATGGTGCAGCTGCAATAATAACCTTTGTTCTTTTAGGAAGGTATCTTGAGATAAGATCAAGATCAAAGGCCTCTGAGTTTATGAAAAAACTGCTCTCATTAAAGCCGCAGATGGCAAGAATTATAGTTGATAGAAAGGAGTTAGAGATACCTGCTGAGAATGTTGTTGTTGGTGATATTGTTGTTGTCCGTCCTGGAGAGAAGATACCTGTTGATGGTGTTGTTGTTGAAGGTGAGTGTGAGGTTGATCAATCAATGATAACAGGAGAACCTCTTCCTGTTCTCAAGAAAGAGGGAGATACTGTTATAGGTGGAACCGTAAACAGGACAGGTGTGATAAAGGTAAAAGCTTTAAAAACAGGAAGGGATACAGTCTTATTCCAGATTATAAAGCTGCTTTCGGAAGCCCAGGGGAAAAAACCGCCGATAGGGAGACTTGCTGACAGGATAACAGCGTATTTTGTTCCACTTGTGCTTATCTTTTCAGTTGTGGTTTTTGATCTCTGGTATCTGATAGGAAATGATATTCAGCTTGGTTTTATAGCTTCAGTTTCTGTTCTTATTATTGCCTGCCCGTGTGCACTTGGTCTTGCAACACCTATAGCTGTTGTTGTCTCTGTTGGAAGAGGGGCCAAAGAAGGTATGCTTATAAAAAATCCAGAGATCGTTGAGACTGTCGGGAGGGTAAATATAGCTGTATTTGACAAAACAGGAACACTTACAGAGGGAAAGCCTTCTGTTACAGACTCAAAAGTTTATAAACAGGATTTTTTAGGCTATATCTCAGCTTTACTTAAAAACAGTAATCATCCTTTATCCAGAGCTGTTTATGAGTATATAGGAGATACTGAAGGGGAGGTTAAGGATTTTCAGCAGGTTGCAGGTAAAGGTGTGAAAGGTGTTGTAAATGGAAAAACTGTTGTTGTTGGAAATCTCAGGTTTTTAAAGGAGTCGGGTGTTAATACTGAAAATATCTCAAAAGGTGATCAGACCGTTGTTTACGGTGCTGTTGATGGTGAGGTTGTAGCTGAGTTTTATATATCTGACAGATTGAGGGATGAGGCGTTTTATGTTGTTAAAAAGCTTAAAGAAAGAGGTATAAAAACGGTTCTTCTGACAGGGGACAGTAAAAAAGTTGCTGAGAAAATAGGTGAAGAGCTTGGTATAGATACCGTTTATGGGGAGCTTATGCCTGAAGAGAAATACCGGATTGTTGAGAAACTCCAAAATGAGGGCAATGTTGTTATGTTTGTTGGAGATGGGATTAATGATGCTCCATCAATGGGAAAGGCCGATGTTGGGATTGCTGTTTCTGGTGCAACTGATATAGCAAGGGAGGCTGGAGATATACTACTTCTGAAAAATGATCTCAGGCTTGTGATAAAAGGTATAAAACTTTCAGAGGAAACATTAAAGATTATAAAACAGAATCTTTTCTGGGCTTACATATACAATATGCTTGGTATTCCTGTTGCAGGTGGAATACTTTATCCGTTTACAGGATTTCTTCTCAAACCTGTTTTTGCAGGTATAGCTATGTCCTTCTCATCTGTATCTGTTGTATCAAATGCCTTAAGACTTCAGTTTAAAAAACTTGGAGAATAG
- a CDS encoding glycerophosphodiester phosphodiesterase has protein sequence MDILKTLSRKPFSVVGHRGAKGRRPENTVSAIKFAIDCGADIVEVDVRSTRDGELILLHDPDFKRVSGKEISPSQLDFRSIRESITVYGEPVATLDEALETVKDKICIFVEIKEIDTVEKVMDRIRTFKCENQTAVISFYEEALSRVKEINPQITTGLIYAKPPGKIIEAKKLKADIVLPGYWLATEKAVSFAHRMGLKVVSWVINDEEHLRLAVSRKIDAVATDYPDLIVKLREKF, from the coding sequence ATGGATATACTAAAAACACTTTCAAGAAAGCCTTTTTCTGTTGTAGGTCACAGGGGAGCGAAAGGAAGAAGACCAGAAAACACTGTCTCTGCTATAAAGTTTGCTATAGATTGCGGCGCTGATATTGTTGAGGTTGATGTAAGATCAACAAGGGATGGGGAGCTTATACTTCTTCATGATCCTGATTTTAAAAGGGTATCCGGAAAGGAGATATCTCCATCGCAGCTTGATTTCAGATCTATAAGGGAGAGTATAACAGTTTATGGAGAACCTGTTGCAACGCTTGATGAGGCTTTAGAAACTGTTAAGGATAAAATCTGTATATTTGTTGAGATAAAAGAGATAGATACTGTTGAGAAGGTGATGGACAGGATCAGAACTTTTAAATGTGAAAATCAGACAGCAGTAATATCCTTCTATGAGGAGGCTTTATCAAGAGTAAAAGAGATAAACCCACAAATAACAACAGGTCTTATATACGCCAAACCTCCTGGAAAGATAATAGAGGCAAAGAAGTTAAAAGCAGATATAGTTCTTCCAGGTTACTGGCTTGCAACAGAAAAAGCTGTCAGCTTTGCCCACAGGATGGGTCTTAAGGTTGTTTCATGGGTTATAAATGATGAGGAGCATTTAAGATTGGCTGTATCAAGGAAGATTGATGCTGTTGCCACAGATTACCCTGATCTGATTGTGAAGCTTAGAGAGAAGTTCTGA
- a CDS encoding pyridoxal-phosphate-dependent aminotransferase family protein — MFIKERLFTPGPVPLPPQVIKALGQQIIHHRTPEFTQIFLEARENLQKLLKTERDVIMFASSGTGAMEASVANFFRKGDRVLIINAGKFGQRWKELASVYQLKIVDYEIEWGKTYDKERILQIISEFPDIKGIFVQHSETSTTTYHDVKYLGDIAKKLDDCLLVVDGITSVGVYQVYPEELGIDVLVTGSQKALMLPPGLSVLYFSEKAEERASKSDMPRYYFDVLKEAKKQSKGQTAYTPAINLIIALNESLKLILGEGLDNLEERHRIMAEATREAVKEIGLKLLSESPSNSATGVYSPAGIDADQLRKELLKLGFRVAGGQDHLKGKIFRIAHMGYFDFMDVVQVIAGLEMALKRIGYEIEIGKGVRKAQEVILENLG, encoded by the coding sequence ATGTTTATAAAGGAGAGACTTTTTACACCTGGACCTGTTCCATTACCTCCACAGGTTATTAAGGCACTTGGACAGCAGATAATACACCATAGAACACCTGAGTTTACACAGATCTTTTTAGAAGCAAGGGAAAATCTTCAGAAGCTTTTAAAAACAGAAAGGGATGTTATTATGTTTGCCTCTTCGGGGACAGGGGCTATGGAGGCTTCGGTGGCCAACTTTTTCAGGAAAGGCGATAGAGTTCTCATTATAAACGCAGGTAAGTTTGGACAGAGATGGAAGGAGCTTGCGTCCGTTTACCAGCTTAAGATAGTTGATTATGAGATAGAGTGGGGAAAAACCTACGATAAAGAGAGGATATTACAGATCATCTCTGAATTTCCCGATATTAAAGGTATATTTGTACAGCATTCTGAAACATCAACAACAACATACCATGATGTAAAATACCTTGGGGATATAGCAAAGAAGCTTGATGACTGTCTTCTTGTCGTTGACGGTATCACATCTGTAGGTGTTTATCAGGTTTATCCTGAGGAGCTTGGTATTGATGTTCTTGTTACAGGATCCCAGAAAGCATTAATGCTTCCTCCAGGACTTTCTGTTCTTTACTTCAGTGAAAAAGCTGAAGAGAGAGCTTCAAAATCTGATATGCCGAGATACTACTTTGATGTTTTGAAAGAGGCAAAAAAACAGTCTAAAGGACAGACAGCTTACACACCTGCGATCAACCTGATTATAGCTCTGAATGAGAGTCTGAAGCTCATTCTTGGAGAAGGTCTGGATAATCTTGAGGAGAGACACAGGATAATGGCTGAAGCAACAAGGGAGGCTGTTAAAGAGATAGGTCTTAAGCTCCTGTCTGAAAGTCCATCAAACTCTGCAACAGGTGTTTACTCACCTGCAGGTATAGATGCTGATCAGCTTAGAAAAGAGCTGTTAAAACTTGGCTTCAGAGTTGCAGGAGGACAGGATCATCTTAAAGGAAAGATATTCAGGATAGCACATATGGGATACTTTGATTTTATGGATGTTGTTCAGGTTATAGCAGGCCTTGAGATGGCTTTAAAAAGAATAGGTTATGAGATAGAGATAGGTAAAGGTGTTAGAAAAGCTCAGGAAGTTATACTGGAAAATTTAGGTTAA
- the pspA gene encoding phosphoserine phosphatase PspA, which produces MAVRIIYVRHAESLWNPIGKYQGRLDPELSERGHKQAELLAKILKKYEPSALYSSPLKRTYMTAEYISKELDLPINIDEDIIEIDHGEWSGMLVEEVKEKYPDLFRQWLYEPETIKFPHGETLIDVYNRVKRFQERMLEKHEGETIIAVSHTVPIRASFVAGLDLPLAKFWSFGCDNASYSILDYEKVRPILYKLNNTYFLGDLFIPALDAL; this is translated from the coding sequence ATGGCAGTAAGGATTATATATGTGAGACATGCAGAGAGCCTGTGGAACCCTATAGGAAAGTATCAGGGAAGACTTGATCCCGAGCTGAGCGAAAGAGGTCACAAACAGGCTGAACTTCTAGCGAAGATACTGAAAAAATACGAACCATCAGCACTTTACTCAAGCCCTTTAAAAAGAACTTATATGACAGCTGAGTACATATCTAAGGAGCTTGATCTTCCAATAAATATAGATGAGGATATTATAGAGATAGACCACGGTGAGTGGTCTGGAATGCTTGTTGAAGAGGTTAAGGAAAAATACCCTGATCTATTCAGACAGTGGCTTTATGAACCTGAAACGATAAAATTCCCACATGGGGAAACACTTATAGATGTTTACAACAGGGTAAAAAGGTTTCAGGAGAGAATGCTTGAGAAACATGAGGGTGAGACCATCATAGCTGTTTCTCATACAGTTCCTATAAGAGCTTCATTTGTGGCAGGACTTGATCTTCCACTTGCTAAGTTCTGGAGTTTTGGGTGTGATAACGCTTCATACTCAATACTAGATTATGAGAAGGTAAGACCTATTCTTTACAAACTTAACAACACATACTTTTTAGGTGACCTTTTTATACCTGCTTTAGATGCACTTTAA
- the hisZ gene encoding ATP phosphoribosyltransferase regulatory subunit, with product MLNIDIPAGVRVYNRIETSQIKYIQDRISEIFERWGYEEITLPSFEFFSVHSRGFGEEIENRAFKFIDRNSGEILTLRADFTSQIARYFASLKKKTVPKRYYYSGDIFRYVIPKADRLWERKQMGVELIGVKELEADAEVIAVAVQSLENLGIKNYQIDINNVKIFDTVKDLLGLDRESFITFMDYVRKREVYSIERFISDFDVEDRLKEFVVRIPEIQGDITVIQNLKEELKDFPELIKSLESIEKVYNILSDYGISDRVIFDIGEPKEFSYYTGIVFEIFIRDYSRPIGQGGRYDSLISKYDGNIPATGFAFDLLNIWEYMKLSGRIHEIKKKDFFIIDLTREKRSAYRIGKILREKGYSVGRDIVKREFKKSLEFAFEEGYSKAIVIGLDSTEKDIYIYSSMDSFEKLNLEEFLRKI from the coding sequence ATGTTGAATATAGACATCCCAGCTGGTGTTAGGGTTTACAATAGGATAGAAACATCGCAGATAAAATACATTCAGGACAGGATATCTGAGATATTTGAAAGATGGGGATATGAAGAGATAACACTGCCATCTTTTGAGTTTTTTAGCGTTCACAGCAGAGGTTTTGGAGAGGAGATAGAGAACAGGGCTTTTAAGTTTATTGATAGAAACAGTGGAGAGATACTAACATTAAGGGCTGACTTTACATCACAGATAGCGAGATACTTTGCCTCATTAAAAAAGAAGACCGTTCCAAAGAGGTATTACTACAGTGGCGATATTTTCAGGTATGTGATTCCTAAAGCTGACAGGCTGTGGGAAAGAAAACAGATGGGAGTTGAGCTTATAGGTGTTAAAGAACTGGAAGCTGATGCTGAGGTTATAGCTGTTGCTGTTCAGTCACTTGAAAATCTCGGTATAAAAAATTACCAGATTGATATTAACAATGTGAAGATATTTGACACTGTAAAAGATCTGCTCGGTCTTGACAGGGAAAGTTTTATAACGTTTATGGATTATGTCAGGAAGAGGGAAGTATACAGTATAGAGAGATTTATATCTGATTTTGATGTAGAAGATAGGCTTAAAGAGTTTGTAGTTCGTATCCCCGAGATACAGGGAGATATAACTGTAATACAGAATCTTAAGGAAGAGCTAAAAGATTTTCCTGAACTTATAAAATCTCTGGAGAGTATTGAGAAGGTTTACAATATACTTTCAGACTACGGTATATCTGACAGGGTTATATTTGATATTGGTGAACCGAAGGAGTTCTCATACTACACAGGTATCGTTTTTGAGATCTTTATCAGGGATTACTCCAGACCAATAGGACAGGGTGGAAGATACGACAGCCTGATATCAAAGTATGATGGAAATATTCCTGCAACAGGATTTGCTTTTGATCTGCTCAATATATGGGAATATATGAAACTTTCAGGTAGAATACATGAGATTAAGAAGAAGGATTTTTTCATAATAGATCTTACACGGGAAAAAAGATCAGCTTACAGAATTGGAAAGATACTCAGAGAGAAAGGTTACTCTGTAGGAAGGGATATAGTTAAAAGGGAGTTTAAAAAATCCCTGGAGTTCGCTTTTGAAGAGGGTTACAGTAAGGCCATCGTAATAGGACTGGACAGCACAGAAAAAGACATATATATTTATTCATCTATGGACAGTTTTGAAAAACTGAATTTAGAGGAGTTTTTGAGAAAAATATAG